In the genome of Oscarella lobularis chromosome 1, ooOscLobu1.1, whole genome shotgun sequence, one region contains:
- the LOC136191065 gene encoding large ribosomal subunit protein bL17-like, which translates to MLKNLTASLVEHERIQTTVSRAKAMKKVGDWMISLGKRGNWKARMDANWWIRNDSLVDKLFGPLTERYESRPGGYTRVLRIPNRKGDQAPMAIIEYINNPIPSLLPAKGGDAHKAAERKKLRKIPKEGTPV; encoded by the exons ATGCTGAAGAATCTGACGGCGTCTCTAGTGGAGCACGAACGCATACAGACAACCGTTTCGCGCGCCAAAGCAATGAAAAAAGTCGGAGACTGG ATGATTTCGTTGGGAAAACGCGGGAATTGGAAAGCTCGCATGGACGCCAATTGGTGGATCAGG aatGATTCCCTAGTGGACAAACTCTTCGGTCCACTGACAGAAAGATATGAATCTCGACCAGGGGGCTATACGCGAGTACTACGCATACCCAATCGAAAAGGCGATCAAGCCCCAATGGCAATAATCGAATATATCAATAACCCTATACCGTCTCTGTTACCGGCGAAAGGCGGAGACGCCCACAAAGCTgccgaaagaaagaaattgcgaAAAATACCTAAAGAAGGAACGCCTGtctaa